The bacterium genome includes a region encoding these proteins:
- a CDS encoding xanthine dehydrogenase family protein molybdopterin-binding subunit yields MTITEQRPTYRYVGTRPVRHDGLEKVVGKARFAADLVLPGMLHGHILRSPHAHARIVSIDTSKAAAMPGVRAIITGADFPDLPADDPERNTTRNLMARDKVLYEGHAVAAVAASTRRQARDAAEAIEVTYEVLPHVLDILGAMAPDAPLLHDDIITTGVDPAPSEPSNVANRTCYERGDVEEALAAADVVVEGEFITKAVHQGYIEPHACVADTGQDGKTVIWCSSQGHFRVRSQTAAMLGWDTSRIKVIPAEIGGGFGGKTTIYLEPLAVELSARAGRPVKLVMTRDEVFRATGPTPGSVIRVTLGATNDGRITAAKAWLAYESGAFPGPWAMLGCMCVVTPYNVGDFLIEGFEVVLNKPVNVAYRAPSAPMAAFATDTLVDELARRLDMDPIDLRLLNCPGEGDRAPYGPKWSAIGLQECLEAIRDSEHYRSEPAPGRGRGVASGFWFNIGEASSATVNLNENGTATVVTGSPDIGGSRASMALMAAEELGIDVHSIQPVVGDTEVVGFTDVTEGSRATFATGMAVVEACRDLKGQLRGRAARMWECDVDEVEWADGQATHSGGEHDPLALAAITAEAGRTGGPLGATASLNARGAGPAFSAQVTDVSVDDETGRVTVERYTTAQDAGTAIHPDYVEGQMQGGVVQGIGWALNEEYIHDADGVMENPGFLDYRIPVASDLPMIETIIVEVPNPNHPYGVRGVGEVGIVPPIPALANAIHDAVGVRIRELPMSPPRVLAAITSGNGDGG; encoded by the coding sequence ATGACCATCACGGAGCAACGACCGACCTACCGCTACGTCGGCACGCGCCCGGTGCGCCACGACGGCCTCGAGAAGGTCGTCGGCAAGGCCCGCTTCGCGGCCGATCTGGTGCTGCCGGGCATGCTGCACGGCCACATCCTGCGCTCGCCGCACGCCCACGCCCGGATCGTCTCCATCGACACTTCGAAGGCCGCGGCCATGCCCGGCGTGCGGGCGATCATCACAGGCGCGGACTTCCCCGACCTCCCCGCCGACGACCCCGAGCGGAACACGACGCGCAACCTCATGGCCCGTGACAAAGTGCTGTACGAGGGCCACGCCGTCGCCGCCGTGGCGGCTTCCACGCGCCGCCAGGCCAGGGACGCGGCAGAGGCCATCGAGGTCACCTACGAGGTACTCCCCCACGTCCTCGACATCCTCGGGGCGATGGCGCCCGATGCGCCACTGCTGCACGACGACATCATCACCACCGGCGTCGACCCCGCACCGAGTGAGCCCTCCAACGTCGCCAACCGCACCTGCTACGAGCGCGGCGACGTGGAGGAGGCGCTCGCCGCAGCCGACGTCGTCGTGGAGGGCGAGTTCATCACCAAGGCGGTCCACCAGGGCTACATCGAGCCGCACGCCTGTGTGGCCGACACGGGCCAGGACGGCAAGACGGTCATCTGGTGCTCCTCGCAGGGGCACTTCCGGGTGCGCTCGCAGACTGCCGCCATGCTGGGCTGGGACACGTCGCGCATCAAGGTGATCCCGGCGGAGATCGGCGGCGGCTTCGGCGGCAAGACCACCATCTACCTGGAGCCGCTGGCCGTGGAACTGTCGGCCCGGGCGGGACGCCCGGTCAAGCTGGTGATGACCCGTGACGAGGTGTTCCGGGCGACCGGCCCGACGCCGGGCTCGGTGATACGGGTCACGCTGGGCGCCACGAACGACGGCAGGATCACCGCGGCCAAGGCCTGGCTGGCCTACGAGAGCGGCGCCTTCCCGGGCCCCTGGGCGATGCTGGGCTGCATGTGCGTCGTGACGCCCTACAACGTGGGAGATTTCCTGATCGAAGGCTTCGAGGTCGTCCTGAACAAGCCCGTGAACGTCGCCTACCGGGCCCCGTCGGCGCCGATGGCCGCCTTCGCCACCGACACACTCGTGGACGAACTGGCTCGGCGCCTGGACATGGACCCCATCGACCTGCGTCTCCTGAACTGTCCCGGCGAGGGCGACCGGGCACCCTACGGCCCGAAGTGGTCCGCGATCGGGCTGCAGGAGTGCCTGGAGGCCATCCGCGACAGCGAGCACTACCGCAGCGAACCGGCGCCCGGCCGCGGACGCGGCGTGGCCAGCGGGTTCTGGTTCAACATCGGCGAGGCGTCCAGCGCCACGGTGAACCTGAACGAGAACGGCACCGCGACCGTCGTGACCGGCAGCCCCGACATTGGCGGCAGCCGGGCCTCCATGGCGCTGATGGCCGCCGAGGAGCTGGGGATCGACGTGCATTCCATCCAGCCGGTGGTGGGTGACACGGAGGTGGTGGGCTTCACCGACGTCACCGAGGGCAGCCGCGCCACGTTCGCCACCGGCATGGCCGTCGTGGAGGCCTGCCGTGACTTGAAGGGCCAGCTTCGGGGACGCGCCGCCCGGATGTGGGAATGCGACGTCGACGAAGTGGAATGGGCTGACGGTCAGGCCACGCACAGCGGCGGCGAGCACGATCCGCTGGCGCTGGCCGCCATCACCGCCGAGGCGGGCCGCACCGGCGGGCCCCTTGGAGCCACCGCCTCGCTCAACGCCCGGGGCGCCGGTCCCGCTTTCTCGGCACAGGTGACCGACGTATCGGTCGACGACGAGACCGGCCGGGTGACCGTGGAGCGCTACACGACCGCTCAGGACGCCGGTACCGCCATCCACCCCGACTACGTCGAGGGCCAGATGCAGGGCGGCGTGGTACAGGGCATCGGCTGGGCCCTGAACGAGGAGTACATCCACGACGCCGACGGCGTCATGGAGAACCCCGGATTCCTGGACTACCGCATCCCTGTGGCGTCGGACCTGCCGATGATCGAGACCATCATCGTGGAGGTGCCCAACCCGAACCACCCGTACGGCGTGCGCGGTGTGGGCGAGGTCGGCATCGTGCCACCGATACCGGCCCTCGCCAACGCCATCCACGACGCCGTCGGCGTGCGCATCCGCGAGCTCCCGATGTCGCCGCCGCGGGTGCTAGCGGCGATCACCTCCGGCAACGGCGACGGGGGCTGA
- a CDS encoding MoaD/ThiS family protein, producing the protein MAHVHFSSNQRRLTGGVAQAEVEAATVRELLRKLEEMFPGIRAHLDATSATAIAIDGDIIPDPVYEPVPPDAEVHFITPLAGG; encoded by the coding sequence ATGGCGCACGTCCACTTCAGCTCCAACCAGCGCCGTCTCACCGGCGGCGTGGCGCAGGCGGAGGTGGAGGCCGCCACGGTGCGGGAACTGCTGCGCAAGCTGGAGGAGATGTTCCCGGGGATCCGGGCACACCTCGACGCCACCTCCGCCACGGCGATCGCAATCGACGGCGACATCATCCCCGACCCGGTGTACGAACCGGTTCCGCCCGACGCCGAGGTGCACTTCATCACACCGCTCGCCGGCGGCTGA
- the mtnA gene encoding S-methyl-5-thioribose-1-phosphate isomerase, whose amino-acid sequence MQDLGERSLDWADDRILMVDQTRLPDAYEILEVDDVADLVDAIRCLAVRGAPVIGVAGGFGVVLAARQHGAGTDEFQEAVESIRTARPTAVNLARMVDRVAARALDGPEALLEEALAVRDEEVAASLSMGRRGAALVEELVTEPDAVTALTICNTGGLAAAGRGTALGVIRTIHEQGRLALAIATETRPLLQGARLTAWELERMGAPYRVIVDAAGPALLSRGMADVVLTGADRIAANGDTANKIGTFSLALAARYASVPFVVVAPESTVDMDTPSGDAIRIEDRGADEVVNVRGTPITPEGTGALNPAFDVTPAELITAIVTDRRVVRLDRGETLTSVSPGDPATDTGG is encoded by the coding sequence ATGCAGGATCTGGGTGAGCGGAGCCTGGACTGGGCGGACGACCGCATCCTGATGGTCGATCAGACCCGGCTGCCCGATGCCTACGAGATTCTGGAGGTCGACGATGTTGCGGATCTCGTCGACGCCATCCGGTGCCTGGCGGTGCGGGGTGCCCCGGTGATCGGCGTGGCGGGCGGCTTCGGGGTGGTTCTCGCTGCCCGGCAGCACGGTGCTGGGACCGACGAGTTCCAGGAGGCGGTGGAGTCGATCCGCACGGCTCGCCCCACCGCCGTGAACCTCGCCCGGATGGTCGACCGCGTGGCGGCGCGCGCCCTCGACGGCCCCGAGGCCCTGCTGGAAGAGGCGCTCGCCGTGCGGGACGAAGAGGTTGCCGCCTCGTTGTCGATGGGTCGCCGCGGGGCGGCGCTCGTCGAGGAGTTGGTGACCGAGCCCGACGCCGTGACGGCGCTTACGATCTGCAACACCGGTGGGCTCGCCGCTGCCGGGCGGGGCACCGCCTTGGGTGTGATCCGTACGATCCACGAGCAGGGACGCCTGGCGCTGGCGATCGCCACCGAGACCCGCCCGCTGCTGCAGGGCGCCCGGCTGACGGCCTGGGAGCTCGAGCGCATGGGCGCCCCCTACCGCGTGATCGTCGATGCCGCCGGCCCGGCCTTGCTGTCCCGGGGCATGGCCGATGTCGTCCTCACCGGCGCCGATCGCATCGCCGCCAACGGCGACACCGCCAACAAGATCGGCACGTTCTCCCTGGCGCTGGCAGCGCGCTACGCCTCGGTCCCGTTCGTGGTCGTGGCGCCCGAGTCAACAGTCGACATGGACACCCCGTCGGGCGACGCCATCCGGATCGAGGACCGCGGAGCCGACGAGGTCGTGAACGTCCGCGGCACGCCGATCACCCCCGAGGGCACCGGGGCCCTCAACCCCGCATTCGACGTCACCCCGGCGGAACTCATCACGGCCATCGTCACCGACCGCCGGGTCGTGCGCCTCGACCGGGGCGAGACCCTGACCTCCGTGTCACCGGGAGACCCGGCCACCGATACCGGCGGTTGA
- a CDS encoding SDR family NAD(P)-dependent oxidoreductase, giving the protein MTDTDSPAAMIDLTGRVMLVTGAGGGGGESVGRIVGSGIGSGIVRRFAATGATVVAHTRNSPTDHLRYPDGTPVATVRADLTTPDGPPSVIEETLGLHGRLDGLVNNAGAQPIARFDTLTDQQFTDMMDINVTATHRLTQLAAAAMRRNSDPGSGSIVHIASIEARHPTVMHGHYATSKAALVMHARAAALMYGPDGIRVNTVSPGLIDRPGLVDDWPEGVHRYLAAAPLERLGTPEDVGDACVFLCSDLSRWITGTDLLVDGGVLTNTTW; this is encoded by the coding sequence GTGACAGACACCGACTCCCCCGCCGCCATGATCGACCTGACCGGGCGGGTGATGCTGGTCACCGGCGCCGGCGGCGGCGGAGGCGAGAGTGTCGGCAGGATCGTCGGCAGCGGCATCGGTAGCGGGATCGTGCGCCGGTTCGCAGCGACCGGCGCCACCGTCGTGGCGCACACCCGCAACTCCCCCACCGATCACCTCCGCTATCCCGACGGCACACCGGTCGCCACCGTGCGCGCCGATCTGACGACACCCGACGGCCCACCCAGCGTGATCGAGGAGACGCTGGGACTGCACGGGCGCCTCGACGGTCTCGTGAACAACGCCGGCGCCCAGCCGATCGCCCGCTTCGACACCCTCACCGACCAGCAGTTCACCGACATGATGGATATCAACGTCACCGCCACGCACCGGCTGACGCAGCTGGCGGCGGCAGCGATGCGCCGGAACTCGGACCCCGGCAGCGGCTCGATCGTCCACATCGCCTCCATCGAGGCCCGCCACCCGACCGTCATGCACGGCCACTACGCAACCTCGAAGGCCGCCCTGGTGATGCACGCCCGGGCGGCGGCGCTGATGTACGGCCCCGACGGCATCCGCGTCAACACGGTGTCGCCGGGACTCATCGACCGGCCGGGCCTGGTGGACGACTGGCCCGAGGGGGTCCACCGCTACCTCGCGGCCGCTCCGCTGGAACGCCTCGGCACCCCGGAGGACGTGGGCGACGCCTGCGTGTTCCTCTGCTCGGACCTGTCCCGCTGGATCACCGGCACCGACCTGCTGGTCGACGGCGGCGTCCTCACGAACACCACCTGGTGA
- a CDS encoding SDR family NAD(P)-dependent oxidoreductase, producing the protein MSLADRVYIVTGAAGGIGAGIAEALVEAGGSVALADLDLEATHMTARRIDPDGRCTLAVCCDVGSDSSVQETIAATVDHFGRLDGVVNNAGVIEMNEARHATSAAWARELDINVTGVFRVCRAALEHLTASDQAAIVNVASNCGKVGFPNMAGYNASKAAVINLTRSLATEWAPFDINVNAVCPGAVDTPMLAGVADWLAEHQGGDPEDILAGMALPQIGRKVAPIEVGRVVAFLLSTDATIIRGQAINIDAGETPY; encoded by the coding sequence ATGAGCCTCGCTGATCGCGTCTACATCGTGACCGGCGCTGCGGGGGGAATCGGCGCCGGGATCGCCGAGGCGCTCGTCGAGGCCGGCGGATCGGTTGCGCTCGCCGACCTCGACCTCGAAGCAACCCACATGACCGCCCGCCGCATCGACCCCGACGGCCGGTGCACACTGGCGGTTTGCTGCGATGTGGGCTCCGACAGCAGCGTCCAGGAGACCATTGCGGCCACCGTGGATCACTTCGGTCGCCTCGACGGCGTGGTCAACAACGCCGGGGTGATCGAGATGAACGAGGCTCGCCACGCCACAAGCGCGGCCTGGGCTCGCGAACTCGACATCAACGTGACGGGTGTCTTCCGGGTTTGCCGGGCCGCCCTGGAGCATCTGACCGCGTCCGATCAGGCTGCAATCGTCAACGTGGCATCCAACTGCGGCAAGGTCGGCTTCCCGAACATGGCCGGCTACAACGCCTCCAAGGCAGCCGTCATCAACCTGACGCGGTCGCTGGCAACCGAGTGGGCACCCTTCGACATCAACGTGAACGCCGTCTGCCCTGGCGCGGTCGACACCCCGATGCTGGCCGGCGTGGCCGACTGGCTGGCCGAACACCAGGGCGGCGACCCCGAGGACATCCTGGCCGGCATGGCCCTTCCCCAGATCGGCCGCAAGGTCGCGCCGATCGAGGTCGGACGAGTCGTCGCCTTCCTGCTCTCGACTGACGCCACCATCATCCGCGGCCAGGCCATCAACATCGACGCCGGCGAAACTCCCTACTAG
- a CDS encoding MmcQ/YjbR family DNA-binding protein — protein sequence MATFEDVHRLGMRLPEVTEGTFYGTAALKVRGKGFCRMWSEREYNRDDVHDSEVLVVFCEPEAKESLLESFPNVLFSTPHYEGYGAMLIRLGEVDLEDLAEWLEDSYRRRAPDALLRRLDR from the coding sequence ATGGCCACCTTTGAGGACGTGCACCGGTTGGGCATGCGGTTGCCGGAGGTGACCGAGGGGACGTTCTACGGCACCGCGGCGCTGAAGGTGCGGGGCAAAGGGTTCTGCCGGATGTGGAGCGAGCGGGAGTACAACCGCGACGACGTTCACGACTCCGAGGTCCTCGTGGTGTTCTGCGAACCCGAGGCCAAGGAGTCCCTGCTGGAGAGCTTCCCGAACGTGCTGTTCTCCACGCCGCACTACGAGGGCTACGGCGCGATGCTCATCCGGCTCGGCGAGGTCGACCTCGAGGACTTGGCCGAGTGGCTGGAGGACAGCTACCGCCGTCGCGCCCCGGACGCCCTGCTCCGCCGGCTCGACCGCTGA
- a CDS encoding DEAD/DEAH box helicase codes for MSTSFAQLGVPESICRALQRGGIHVPFEIQAATMADALAGRDVCGRAPTGSGKTIAFGIPLVVNAGRARSKRPTALVLSPTRELAEQIATDLRTFAGDVRVGVVYGGVGYGPQLKRLRDGVEILVACPGRLEDLIDQGAVSLHDVDLAVIDEADRLSDMGFLPAVRRLLDQTARDRQTFLFSATLDGDVKTLTRDYQYEPVTHAVGAETPDVIAADHRFWQVNKAERVAACAQVINAVGQTIVFCRTRHGSDRLTRQLSQRGIRAAAIHGGHPQQRRTRSLRQFTDGHVQALVATDVAARGIHVEDVASVVHFDPPEDHKTYLHRSGRTARAGRGGLVVSLLQPEQMGDSRRMQRRLGLAEPITLPDAGDLPTAPGAASARAADSPVYNGRESNGHGGRNSESARNGREPSAHAARNGQGAPGGQRGRNGQRSSRRSRASGARRR; via the coding sequence ATGTCCACCTCTTTCGCCCAGTTGGGCGTACCCGAATCGATCTGCCGCGCCCTGCAGCGCGGCGGCATTCACGTACCATTCGAGATCCAGGCGGCCACCATGGCCGACGCTCTCGCCGGCCGCGACGTCTGCGGTCGGGCACCCACCGGATCGGGCAAGACCATTGCCTTCGGTATCCCCCTCGTCGTCAATGCGGGCCGTGCCCGCTCCAAGCGACCGACGGCACTCGTCCTGTCACCCACCCGCGAGCTGGCCGAGCAGATCGCGACCGACCTGCGCACCTTCGCCGGTGACGTCCGGGTCGGCGTGGTCTACGGAGGGGTCGGCTACGGCCCGCAGCTGAAGCGCCTGCGCGACGGCGTCGAGATCCTCGTGGCCTGCCCCGGCCGCCTCGAGGACCTCATCGACCAGGGCGCCGTGAGCCTGCACGACGTGGACCTCGCGGTCATCGACGAGGCGGACCGCCTGTCCGACATGGGATTCCTCCCCGCCGTGCGGCGTCTCCTGGACCAGACGGCCAGGGACCGCCAGACCTTCCTGTTCTCCGCGACTCTCGACGGTGACGTGAAGACGCTCACCCGCGACTACCAGTACGAGCCGGTCACGCACGCCGTCGGCGCTGAGACGCCCGACGTGATCGCCGCCGATCATCGGTTCTGGCAGGTCAACAAGGCTGAGCGAGTCGCTGCCTGCGCGCAGGTGATCAACGCGGTGGGGCAGACGATCGTGTTCTGCCGGACCCGGCACGGTTCGGACCGTTTGACCCGCCAACTCTCCCAGCGCGGCATCCGCGCCGCGGCGATACACGGCGGCCACCCGCAGCAACGGCGGACGCGCTCGCTCCGGCAGTTCACCGACGGCCATGTGCAGGCGCTCGTCGCCACCGACGTGGCCGCTCGGGGAATCCACGTGGAGGATGTGGCGTCGGTCGTCCATTTCGACCCGCCGGAGGACCACAAGACGTACCTGCACCGCTCGGGTCGCACGGCCCGCGCCGGCCGGGGCGGTCTCGTGGTGTCCCTGCTCCAGCCGGAGCAGATGGGCGACTCGAGGCGGATGCAGCGCCGGCTCGGCCTGGCGGAGCCCATCACGTTGCCGGATGCGGGCGATTTGCCGACTGCGCCTGGCGCGGCCTCTGCACGTGCTGCCGACTCGCCGGTCTACAACGGCCGGGAGTCGAACGGACACGGGGGCCGGAATAGCGAGTCGGCTCGCAACGGCCGGGAGCCGAGCGCTCACGCGGCTCGAAACGGCCAGGGCGCTCCCGGTGGGCAGCGGGGTCGAAACGGTCAGCGGTCGAGCCGGCGGAGCAGGGCGTCCGGGGCGCGACGGCGGTAG
- a CDS encoding DUF2461 domain-containing protein, which yields MQSHFTPELFEFLLELRANNDRDWFGENKARYERHVKEPLLAFIEDFEPYLHSISEHFVADARANGGSMFRIYRDVRFSKDKSPYKTQAAAHFRHEVGKSVHAPGFYLHLEPGLVFAGVGLWRPDSAALGRIRECIVDDPAAWEAATGDPGFVEEFDLEGESLKRPPKGFDPEHPLIEDLRRKDHVAMCMFDEDEATAPGFIDVFADACRTSGPYMEFLTRAVGLPY from the coding sequence GTGCAGTCCCATTTCACACCCGAGCTGTTCGAGTTCCTGCTGGAGCTGCGGGCCAACAACGATCGTGACTGGTTCGGTGAGAACAAGGCTCGCTACGAGCGGCACGTGAAGGAGCCGCTGCTGGCGTTCATCGAGGACTTCGAGCCGTACCTGCACTCCATCAGCGAGCACTTCGTGGCCGATGCGCGGGCCAACGGCGGCTCCATGTTCCGGATCTACCGGGACGTGCGGTTCTCCAAGGACAAGTCCCCCTACAAGACCCAGGCGGCGGCGCACTTCCGTCACGAGGTCGGCAAGTCGGTGCATGCGCCCGGGTTCTACCTGCATCTGGAGCCCGGCCTGGTCTTCGCCGGGGTCGGCCTGTGGCGGCCCGACTCAGCGGCCCTGGGGAGGATCCGCGAGTGCATCGTCGACGATCCCGCCGCTTGGGAGGCTGCTACAGGGGATCCCGGGTTCGTCGAGGAGTTCGACCTGGAAGGGGAATCGCTGAAGCGGCCACCGAAAGGGTTCGACCCCGAGCACCCGCTCATCGAGGATCTCAGGCGCAAGGACCACGTGGCCATGTGCATGTTCGACGAGGACGAGGCCACCGCCCCCGGCTTCATTGACGTCTTCGCCGACGCCTGCCGCACGTCAGGGCCCTACATGGAGTTCCTCACGAGAGCTGTCGGCCTGCCGTACTAG
- a CDS encoding alpha/beta fold hydrolase, translating into MHYVDEGSGEPIVFVHGNPAWSFEYRHLIGGLQSECRCVAPDHIGFGLSSRSSRKEDHRPQAHAEAFAALLDDLDVHDVTLFLTDWGGPIGLDFARRHPDRVKRLIIANTWCWPVNRDPHFWFFSRMMASPVGQYLIKRRNFFVNGVMPKAVGNRDALTADVMEHYRRAQPSPAERAANAALPGFIVGATDWLREIWDERSSFAHKPALVLWGSKDIAFRAKERDRWCSELTDSAVHEFPDCGHFLAEEAPERILPLLRAFMR; encoded by the coding sequence ATGCACTACGTCGACGAGGGTTCGGGGGAGCCGATCGTCTTCGTGCACGGCAACCCGGCTTGGTCGTTCGAGTACCGGCACCTGATCGGGGGATTGCAGTCGGAGTGCCGCTGTGTGGCTCCGGATCACATCGGCTTCGGGCTGTCCTCTCGCAGCAGCCGCAAGGAGGATCATCGCCCTCAGGCTCACGCGGAGGCGTTCGCTGCCCTGCTGGACGATCTGGACGTGCATGACGTGACGCTTTTCCTGACGGACTGGGGCGGACCTATCGGTCTCGACTTCGCCCGACGGCATCCGGATCGCGTCAAGCGACTGATCATCGCCAACACCTGGTGCTGGCCGGTGAATCGCGACCCGCACTTCTGGTTCTTCAGCCGGATGATGGCGAGCCCGGTGGGGCAGTACCTGATCAAGCGGCGCAACTTCTTCGTCAACGGCGTCATGCCCAAGGCGGTCGGGAACAGGGACGCGCTCACCGCGGACGTGATGGAGCACTACCGCCGGGCGCAGCCCTCGCCGGCCGAGCGGGCCGCCAACGCGGCGCTGCCAGGATTCATCGTCGGCGCCACCGATTGGCTCCGGGAGATCTGGGACGAGCGATCGTCCTTCGCGCACAAACCGGCGCTGGTTCTCTGGGGATCGAAAGACATCGCCTTCCGGGCGAAGGAACGCGACCGTTGGTGTTCGGAACTGACTGACAGCGCGGTGCACGAGTTTCCAGACTGCGGTCACTTCCTCGCCGAGGAGGCGCCCGAGCGGATCCTGCCGCTGCTGCGGGCGTTCATGCGGTAG
- a CDS encoding twitching motility protein PilT: protein MAGITYDTGALIAAERSDDRLWRLHRRALERGIVPSVPAGVLAQGWRGGPQPQMSRFLAGCRIEDLDEPRARSAGAACSLAGTSDIVDAAVVVGAAARDDLAVTSDASDLSRLRHALGVELQVHEI, encoded by the coding sequence GTGGCGGGCATCACGTACGACACGGGGGCGCTGATCGCCGCCGAGCGCAGCGATGACCGCCTATGGAGGTTGCACCGCCGGGCACTGGAGCGCGGGATCGTCCCGTCGGTCCCCGCCGGAGTGCTCGCGCAGGGGTGGCGGGGTGGTCCGCAGCCGCAGATGTCCCGGTTCCTGGCGGGCTGCCGAATCGAGGATCTCGATGAGCCGAGGGCCCGCTCCGCGGGCGCGGCGTGCAGCCTGGCGGGAACATCGGACATCGTCGATGCTGCCGTGGTAGTCGGCGCGGCGGCCCGTGACGACCTCGCGGTCACGAGCGACGCTTCTGACCTGTCCCGACTCCGGCACGCGCTCGGCGTCGAGTTGCAGGTGCACGAGATCTGA
- a CDS encoding MaoC family dehydratase — translation MQGKCYEELEVGMVIRHALTRTVTETDNVLFTSLTMNMQPLHLDEEFAKTTVHGRRVVNSLFTLALVAGMTVPETTLGTTIGNLGYDKIEFPAPVFHGDTLRAETTIVDKRLSKSRDDAGIVWFEQLGYNQRDEVVVRVKRVGMMMLKPASPEPAQET, via the coding sequence ATGCAGGGCAAGTGCTACGAGGAACTCGAGGTGGGGATGGTGATCCGCCATGCCCTTACCCGGACGGTGACCGAGACGGACAACGTCCTGTTCACGTCCCTGACGATGAACATGCAGCCGCTGCACCTCGACGAGGAGTTCGCCAAGACCACGGTGCACGGGCGGCGGGTCGTGAACAGCCTGTTCACCCTGGCCCTCGTCGCCGGCATGACCGTCCCCGAGACCACGTTGGGGACCACGATCGGGAACCTGGGCTACGACAAGATCGAGTTCCCCGCCCCGGTGTTCCACGGCGACACCCTGCGGGCCGAGACCACGATCGTCGACAAGCGGCTGTCGAAGAGCCGCGACGACGCCGGCATCGTCTGGTTCGAGCAGCTCGGCTACAACCAGCGAGACGAGGTGGTCGTGCGGGTGAAACGCGTCGGGATGATGATGCTGAAGCCGGCGTCGCCGGAACCCGCCCAGGAAACCTGA
- a CDS encoding thiamine pyrophosphate-dependent dehydrogenase E1 component subunit alpha, with product MTVTGDDLREMYRRMSRIRQFETTTKELLLAGELYGAFHTSTGQEASIVGACMALRPDDYMVGTHRSHGHPIGKGAALDRLLAELMGKETGVNQGKGGSMHLSDFSVGSLGETSIVGSGLPVAAGAALGSKMQGIDRVTLCFFGDGASNQGTFHESLNLAAIWTLPAIYVCENNGYGELTAAHKTMAVERVSERAAGYGIPGVTVDGQDVLAVHEAVSEAVARARRGEGPSLVETMTYRFDNHAIGIRIENYRDPAEIEHWRTQRDPLVLFRDALGERGIDGDELDVIDKEVEAELAESLEFARSSPAPPPEAAFTHLFTDPIGS from the coding sequence ATGACGGTCACAGGCGACGATCTGCGAGAGATGTACCGGCGCATGTCGCGTATCCGGCAGTTCGAGACCACCACCAAGGAACTCCTGCTCGCCGGCGAACTGTACGGCGCGTTCCATACTTCGACCGGCCAGGAGGCATCGATCGTCGGGGCGTGCATGGCGCTTCGCCCTGACGACTACATGGTGGGCACGCACCGCTCGCACGGACATCCCATCGGCAAGGGAGCGGCGCTGGACCGTCTCCTGGCCGAGTTGATGGGCAAGGAGACCGGGGTCAACCAGGGCAAGGGCGGGTCGATGCACCTGTCGGACTTCTCCGTGGGCAGTCTCGGCGAGACGTCGATCGTCGGTTCGGGGCTGCCCGTGGCGGCGGGAGCGGCGCTGGGTTCGAAGATGCAGGGCATCGACCGCGTGACCCTCTGCTTCTTCGGTGACGGCGCCTCGAACCAGGGGACGTTCCACGAGTCGTTGAACCTGGCGGCGATCTGGACGCTCCCGGCCATCTACGTGTGCGAGAACAACGGCTACGGCGAGTTGACCGCGGCGCACAAGACCATGGCGGTCGAGCGGGTGTCGGAGCGGGCCGCGGGCTACGGCATACCCGGTGTCACCGTGGACGGCCAAGACGTGCTCGCCGTCCACGAAGCGGTCAGCGAGGCCGTGGCGCGGGCCCGGCGCGGCGAGGGGCCCAGCCTGGTGGAGACCATGACCTACCGGTTCGACAACCACGCCATCGGCATCCGGATCGAGAACTACCGCGACCCCGCCGAGATCGAGCACTGGCGGACGCAGCGCGACCCGCTGGTGCTGTTCCGCGACGCGCTGGGAGAACGAGGCATCGACGGCGACGAGCTGGACGTCATCGACAAGGAGGTCGAGGCAGAACTGGCCGAGTCTCTGGAATTCGCCCGCTCGAGCCCCGCCCCTCCGCCCGAGGCCGCCTTCACCCACCTGTTCACCGACCCGATCGGTAGCTGA